From the genome of Biomphalaria glabrata chromosome 1, xgBioGlab47.1, whole genome shotgun sequence, one region includes:
- the LOC106071540 gene encoding coiled-coil domain-containing protein 125-like isoform X5: MNSESNSDLEHFPTFADVPYGTSMRQQKKLYEKQVNNLRKLLTINQADGFKTSANNNTASKKDIEEQLLVALQEMDELKIELDACRKRLEAKYKAVAILRKQAENADTELKNTEKKASETSRKLEQHGDGMNALVQALDANDVARVSREMLELEFGRVCQENGNLMSKLEARNEELRRANAHKSALARERDELLALLDVTERQKYEHGKSTTAEEDYGTFTSSELAVLGACKCRVTSPDPCGCAHAAANLRKEVSKLKDELDCSLQRREEANLTVDAYRAAFEEQLSKTRSLSLKLSQIATISSRSTKAKAAIKWLIQVLNDDDYSPPKPIETAIDADKGQTLTSMSLQELVTLLTEMVLDKNEVLAHNKLASQILANKLFKYEQKETEIPKGTYSKSKEGKSKSSKVTPNYKLHLYFKESEEASNLCKAPMETTYQGVLSTEKAECFSLYTSADGSPEIGDHIAQALDDRLTFSHSSLAGAESYLISESSDSNKIEYNDDFNNNDAEVAKLNEVCHSRDNTIQSVSGDITLPENNCNQNESNVQQGLPDELEQNGLVNLAAFKEELEAKQ, encoded by the exons ATGAATTCTGAGAGTAATAGTGATTTGGAACATTTCCCAACATTCGCAGATGTGCCATATGGTACTTCAATGAGACAACAAAAGAAGCTTTATGAAAAACAAGTAAATAacctaagaaaattattgacTATAAACCAGGCAGATGGATTTAAGACATCAGCAAACAATAATACAG CATCAAAGAAAGACATTGAAGAGCAGCTGTTGGTAGCACTTCAG GAAATGGATGAGCTGAAAATTGAATTGGATGCATGTCGCAAGCGTTTAGAGGCTAAATACAAAGCTGTAGCAATATTAAGAAAgcag GCAGAAAATGCTGATACAGAGCTGAAGAATACTGAAAAAAAGGCCAGTGAGACTAGCAGGAAACTTGAACAG CATGGTGATGGGATGAATGCTTTGGTTCAGGCATTAGATGCTAATGATGTGGCCAGGGTCTCCAGGGAAATGTTGGAATTAGAGTTTGGCAG GGTGTGCCAGGAAAATGGTAACCTGATGTCAAAACTAGAAGCCAGAAATGAAGAATTACGCAGAGCTAATGCACATAAATCAG CACTAGCTAGGGAGAGGGATGAACTTTTGGCTCTTTTAGATGTGACTGAAAGACAGAAATATGAACATGGAAAAAGCACAACAGCCGAAGAAGACTATGGCACATTTACATCCTCAGAG CTGGCTGTACTGGGGGCATGTAAATGTAGAGTCACAAGCCCAGATCCTTGTGGGTGTGCCCACGCTGCAGCAAACTTAAGAAAAGAAGTTTCCAAATTAAAAGATGAG CTTGACTGTAGTTTACAAAGACGTGAAGAGGCAAACTTGACTGTAGATGCCTATCGTGCAGCCTTTGAGGAGCAGCTCTCTAAAACTAgaagtttgagtttaaaactctcACAGATTGCTACTATATCATCTCGTTCTACTAAAGCTAAAGCAGCTATAAAGTGGTTAATTCAAGTTTTAAATGATG ATGATTACTCACCACCTAAACCAATTGAGACAGCAATAGATGCTGATAAAGGACAAACCTTAACTTCCATGAGTCTTCAAGAACTAGTCACACTACTAACTGAAATG GTCTTAGATAAAAATGAAGTACTAGCACACAACAAGCTGGCATCGCAAATTTTGGCTAACAAACTATTCAAATATgaacagaaagaaacagaaattcCAAAAGGTACTTATTCTAAAAGTAAAGAGggaaaatcaaaatcttcaaaAGTAACCCCAAACTATAAATTACACTTGTATTTCAAAGAATCTGAAGAAGCTTCCAATCTTTGTAAAGCTCCAATGGAAACAACATATCAAGGAGTCTTATCCACTGAAAAAGCTGAATGTTTTTCTCTTTATACTAGTGCTGATGGTAGTCCAGAAATTGGAGATCATATTGCACAAGCGTTAGATGATAGACTCACTTTCAGCCATTCATCTTTGGCTGGGGCTGAAAGTTACCTAATCAGTGAAAGCAGTGACTCTAACAAAATAGAATATAATGATGATTTTAACAACAATGATGCAGAAGTGGCCAAATTGAATGAAGTCTGTCACAGTAGAGACAACACTATCCAATCTGTTTCTGGTGACATTACTTTGCCTGAAAACAATTGTAATCAAAATGAATCTAATGTTCAGCAAGGTCTTCCAGATGAACTAGAGCAAAATGGTCTGGTGAACCTTGCAGCATTTAAAGAAGAATTAGAGGCTAAACAATAG
- the LOC106071540 gene encoding coiled-coil domain-containing protein 125-like isoform X4, which produces MNPMDKVDKSEDDFFNIICGDLGLGESTRSSNVLKFDRKCYCVNNSHQNACHFNKVQSVFISSPTCASSNPLTDCSCALPGNYATKGNLEAMNSESNSDLEHFPTFADVPYGTSMRQQKKLYEKQVNNLRKLLTINQADGFKTSANNNTASKKDIEEQLLVALQAENADTELKNTEKKASETSRKLEQELSKLQFELEWRESSFIDSQQTWAERFDRVCQENGNLMSKLEARNEELRRANAHKSALARERDELLALLDVTERQKYEHGKSTTAEEDYGTFTSSELAVLGACKCRVTSPDPCGCAHAAANLRKEVSKLKDELDCSLQRREEANLTVDAYRAAFEEQLSKTRSLSLKLSQIATISSRSTKAKAAIKWLIQVLNDDDYSPPKPIETAIDADKGQTLTSMSLQELVTLLTEMVLDKNEVLAHNKLASQILANKLFKYEQKETEIPKGTYSKSKEGKSKSSKVTPNYKLHLYFKESEEASNLCKAPMETTYQGVLSTEKAECFSLYTSADGSPEIGDHIAQALDDRLTFSHSSLAGAESYLISESSDSNKIEYNDDFNNNDAEVAKLNEVCHSRDNTIQSVSGDITLPENNCNQNESNVQQGLPDELEQNGLVNLAAFKEELEAKQ; this is translated from the exons ATGAATCCTATGGATAAGGTAGACAAATCGGAAGATGATttctttaacatcatctgtggAGATCTTGGACTAGGAGAGTCCACAAGAagttcaaatgttttaaaatttgacAGAAAGTGTTACTGCGTTAATAATTCACATCAAAATGCTTGTCATTTTAACAAGGTGCaaagtgtttttatttcatcacCAACTTGTGCATCTAGTAACCCTTTAACTGATTGTTCTTGTGCCTTACCTGGAAATTATGCAACAAAAGGAAACTTGGAAGCAATGAATTCTGAGAGTAATAGTGATTTGGAACATTTCCCAACATTCGCAGATGTGCCATATGGTACTTCAATGAGACAACAAAAGAAGCTTTATGAAAAACAAGTAAATAacctaagaaaattattgacTATAAACCAGGCAGATGGATTTAAGACATCAGCAAACAATAATACAG CATCAAAGAAAGACATTGAAGAGCAGCTGTTGGTAGCACTTCAG GCAGAAAATGCTGATACAGAGCTGAAGAATACTGAAAAAAAGGCCAGTGAGACTAGCAGGAAACTTGAACAG GAATTAAGTAAACTACAGTTTGAACTGGAGTGGCGGGAATCTTCATTTATTGATAGCCAGCAGACATGGGCTGAAAGGTTCGATAG GGTGTGCCAGGAAAATGGTAACCTGATGTCAAAACTAGAAGCCAGAAATGAAGAATTACGCAGAGCTAATGCACATAAATCAG CACTAGCTAGGGAGAGGGATGAACTTTTGGCTCTTTTAGATGTGACTGAAAGACAGAAATATGAACATGGAAAAAGCACAACAGCCGAAGAAGACTATGGCACATTTACATCCTCAGAG CTGGCTGTACTGGGGGCATGTAAATGTAGAGTCACAAGCCCAGATCCTTGTGGGTGTGCCCACGCTGCAGCAAACTTAAGAAAAGAAGTTTCCAAATTAAAAGATGAG CTTGACTGTAGTTTACAAAGACGTGAAGAGGCAAACTTGACTGTAGATGCCTATCGTGCAGCCTTTGAGGAGCAGCTCTCTAAAACTAgaagtttgagtttaaaactctcACAGATTGCTACTATATCATCTCGTTCTACTAAAGCTAAAGCAGCTATAAAGTGGTTAATTCAAGTTTTAAATGATG ATGATTACTCACCACCTAAACCAATTGAGACAGCAATAGATGCTGATAAAGGACAAACCTTAACTTCCATGAGTCTTCAAGAACTAGTCACACTACTAACTGAAATG GTCTTAGATAAAAATGAAGTACTAGCACACAACAAGCTGGCATCGCAAATTTTGGCTAACAAACTATTCAAATATgaacagaaagaaacagaaattcCAAAAGGTACTTATTCTAAAAGTAAAGAGggaaaatcaaaatcttcaaaAGTAACCCCAAACTATAAATTACACTTGTATTTCAAAGAATCTGAAGAAGCTTCCAATCTTTGTAAAGCTCCAATGGAAACAACATATCAAGGAGTCTTATCCACTGAAAAAGCTGAATGTTTTTCTCTTTATACTAGTGCTGATGGTAGTCCAGAAATTGGAGATCATATTGCACAAGCGTTAGATGATAGACTCACTTTCAGCCATTCATCTTTGGCTGGGGCTGAAAGTTACCTAATCAGTGAAAGCAGTGACTCTAACAAAATAGAATATAATGATGATTTTAACAACAATGATGCAGAAGTGGCCAAATTGAATGAAGTCTGTCACAGTAGAGACAACACTATCCAATCTGTTTCTGGTGACATTACTTTGCCTGAAAACAATTGTAATCAAAATGAATCTAATGTTCAGCAAGGTCTTCCAGATGAACTAGAGCAAAATGGTCTGGTGAACCTTGCAGCATTTAAAGAAGAATTAGAGGCTAAACAATAG
- the LOC106071540 gene encoding coiled-coil domain-containing protein 125-like isoform X2, whose protein sequence is MNPMDKVDKSEDDFFNIICGDLGLGESTRSSNVLKFDRKCYCVNNSHQNACHFNKVQSVFISSPTCASSNPLTDCSCALPGNYATKGNLEAMNSESNSDLEHFPTFADVPYGTSMRQQKKLYEKQVNNLRKLLTINQADGFKTSANNNTASKKDIEEQLLVALQEMDELKIELDACRKRLEAKYKAVAILRKQAENADTELKNTEKKASETSRKLEQELSKLQFELEWRESSFIDSQQTWAERFDRVCQENGNLMSKLEARNEELRRANAHKSALARERDELLALLDVTERQKYEHGKSTTAEEDYGTFTSSELAVLGACKCRVTSPDPCGCAHAAANLRKEVSKLKDELDCSLQRREEANLTVDAYRAAFEEQLSKTRSLSLKLSQIATISSRSTKAKAAIKWLIQVLNDDDYSPPKPIETAIDADKGQTLTSMSLQELVTLLTEMVLDKNEVLAHNKLASQILANKLFKYEQKETEIPKGTYSKSKEGKSKSSKVTPNYKLHLYFKESEEASNLCKAPMETTYQGVLSTEKAECFSLYTSADGSPEIGDHIAQALDDRLTFSHSSLAGAESYLISESSDSNKIEYNDDFNNNDAEVAKLNEVCHSRDNTIQSVSGDITLPENNCNQNESNVQQGLPDELEQNGLVNLAAFKEELEAKQ, encoded by the exons ATGAATCCTATGGATAAGGTAGACAAATCGGAAGATGATttctttaacatcatctgtggAGATCTTGGACTAGGAGAGTCCACAAGAagttcaaatgttttaaaatttgacAGAAAGTGTTACTGCGTTAATAATTCACATCAAAATGCTTGTCATTTTAACAAGGTGCaaagtgtttttatttcatcacCAACTTGTGCATCTAGTAACCCTTTAACTGATTGTTCTTGTGCCTTACCTGGAAATTATGCAACAAAAGGAAACTTGGAAGCAATGAATTCTGAGAGTAATAGTGATTTGGAACATTTCCCAACATTCGCAGATGTGCCATATGGTACTTCAATGAGACAACAAAAGAAGCTTTATGAAAAACAAGTAAATAacctaagaaaattattgacTATAAACCAGGCAGATGGATTTAAGACATCAGCAAACAATAATACAG CATCAAAGAAAGACATTGAAGAGCAGCTGTTGGTAGCACTTCAG GAAATGGATGAGCTGAAAATTGAATTGGATGCATGTCGCAAGCGTTTAGAGGCTAAATACAAAGCTGTAGCAATATTAAGAAAgcag GCAGAAAATGCTGATACAGAGCTGAAGAATACTGAAAAAAAGGCCAGTGAGACTAGCAGGAAACTTGAACAG GAATTAAGTAAACTACAGTTTGAACTGGAGTGGCGGGAATCTTCATTTATTGATAGCCAGCAGACATGGGCTGAAAGGTTCGATAG GGTGTGCCAGGAAAATGGTAACCTGATGTCAAAACTAGAAGCCAGAAATGAAGAATTACGCAGAGCTAATGCACATAAATCAG CACTAGCTAGGGAGAGGGATGAACTTTTGGCTCTTTTAGATGTGACTGAAAGACAGAAATATGAACATGGAAAAAGCACAACAGCCGAAGAAGACTATGGCACATTTACATCCTCAGAG CTGGCTGTACTGGGGGCATGTAAATGTAGAGTCACAAGCCCAGATCCTTGTGGGTGTGCCCACGCTGCAGCAAACTTAAGAAAAGAAGTTTCCAAATTAAAAGATGAG CTTGACTGTAGTTTACAAAGACGTGAAGAGGCAAACTTGACTGTAGATGCCTATCGTGCAGCCTTTGAGGAGCAGCTCTCTAAAACTAgaagtttgagtttaaaactctcACAGATTGCTACTATATCATCTCGTTCTACTAAAGCTAAAGCAGCTATAAAGTGGTTAATTCAAGTTTTAAATGATG ATGATTACTCACCACCTAAACCAATTGAGACAGCAATAGATGCTGATAAAGGACAAACCTTAACTTCCATGAGTCTTCAAGAACTAGTCACACTACTAACTGAAATG GTCTTAGATAAAAATGAAGTACTAGCACACAACAAGCTGGCATCGCAAATTTTGGCTAACAAACTATTCAAATATgaacagaaagaaacagaaattcCAAAAGGTACTTATTCTAAAAGTAAAGAGggaaaatcaaaatcttcaaaAGTAACCCCAAACTATAAATTACACTTGTATTTCAAAGAATCTGAAGAAGCTTCCAATCTTTGTAAAGCTCCAATGGAAACAACATATCAAGGAGTCTTATCCACTGAAAAAGCTGAATGTTTTTCTCTTTATACTAGTGCTGATGGTAGTCCAGAAATTGGAGATCATATTGCACAAGCGTTAGATGATAGACTCACTTTCAGCCATTCATCTTTGGCTGGGGCTGAAAGTTACCTAATCAGTGAAAGCAGTGACTCTAACAAAATAGAATATAATGATGATTTTAACAACAATGATGCAGAAGTGGCCAAATTGAATGAAGTCTGTCACAGTAGAGACAACACTATCCAATCTGTTTCTGGTGACATTACTTTGCCTGAAAACAATTGTAATCAAAATGAATCTAATGTTCAGCAAGGTCTTCCAGATGAACTAGAGCAAAATGGTCTGGTGAACCTTGCAGCATTTAAAGAAGAATTAGAGGCTAAACAATAG
- the LOC106071540 gene encoding coiled-coil domain-containing protein 125-like isoform X1, with protein MNPMDKVDKSEDDFFNIICGDLGLGESTRSSNVLKFDRKCYCVNNSHQNACHFNKVQSVFISSPTCASSNPLTDCSCALPGNYATKGNLEAMNSESNSDLEHFPTFADVPYGTSMRQQKKLYEKQVNNLRKLLTINQADGFKTSANNNTASKKDIEEQLLVALQEMDELKIELDACRKRLEAKYKAVAILRKQAENADTELKNTEKKASETSRKLEQHGDGMNALVQALDANDVARVSREMLELEFGRVCQENGNLMSKLEARNEELRRANAHKSALARERDELLALLDVTERQKYEHGKSTTAEEDYGTFTSSELAVLGACKCRVTSPDPCGCAHAAANLRKEVSKLKDELDCSLQRREEANLTVDAYRAAFEEQLSKTRSLSLKLSQIATISSRSTKAKAAIKWLIQVLNDDDYSPPKPIETAIDADKGQTLTSMSLQELVTLLTEMVLDKNEVLAHNKLASQILANKLFKYEQKETEIPKGTYSKSKEGKSKSSKVTPNYKLHLYFKESEEASNLCKAPMETTYQGVLSTEKAECFSLYTSADGSPEIGDHIAQALDDRLTFSHSSLAGAESYLISESSDSNKIEYNDDFNNNDAEVAKLNEVCHSRDNTIQSVSGDITLPENNCNQNESNVQQGLPDELEQNGLVNLAAFKEELEAKQ; from the exons ATGAATCCTATGGATAAGGTAGACAAATCGGAAGATGATttctttaacatcatctgtggAGATCTTGGACTAGGAGAGTCCACAAGAagttcaaatgttttaaaatttgacAGAAAGTGTTACTGCGTTAATAATTCACATCAAAATGCTTGTCATTTTAACAAGGTGCaaagtgtttttatttcatcacCAACTTGTGCATCTAGTAACCCTTTAACTGATTGTTCTTGTGCCTTACCTGGAAATTATGCAACAAAAGGAAACTTGGAAGCAATGAATTCTGAGAGTAATAGTGATTTGGAACATTTCCCAACATTCGCAGATGTGCCATATGGTACTTCAATGAGACAACAAAAGAAGCTTTATGAAAAACAAGTAAATAacctaagaaaattattgacTATAAACCAGGCAGATGGATTTAAGACATCAGCAAACAATAATACAG CATCAAAGAAAGACATTGAAGAGCAGCTGTTGGTAGCACTTCAG GAAATGGATGAGCTGAAAATTGAATTGGATGCATGTCGCAAGCGTTTAGAGGCTAAATACAAAGCTGTAGCAATATTAAGAAAgcag GCAGAAAATGCTGATACAGAGCTGAAGAATACTGAAAAAAAGGCCAGTGAGACTAGCAGGAAACTTGAACAG CATGGTGATGGGATGAATGCTTTGGTTCAGGCATTAGATGCTAATGATGTGGCCAGGGTCTCCAGGGAAATGTTGGAATTAGAGTTTGGCAG GGTGTGCCAGGAAAATGGTAACCTGATGTCAAAACTAGAAGCCAGAAATGAAGAATTACGCAGAGCTAATGCACATAAATCAG CACTAGCTAGGGAGAGGGATGAACTTTTGGCTCTTTTAGATGTGACTGAAAGACAGAAATATGAACATGGAAAAAGCACAACAGCCGAAGAAGACTATGGCACATTTACATCCTCAGAG CTGGCTGTACTGGGGGCATGTAAATGTAGAGTCACAAGCCCAGATCCTTGTGGGTGTGCCCACGCTGCAGCAAACTTAAGAAAAGAAGTTTCCAAATTAAAAGATGAG CTTGACTGTAGTTTACAAAGACGTGAAGAGGCAAACTTGACTGTAGATGCCTATCGTGCAGCCTTTGAGGAGCAGCTCTCTAAAACTAgaagtttgagtttaaaactctcACAGATTGCTACTATATCATCTCGTTCTACTAAAGCTAAAGCAGCTATAAAGTGGTTAATTCAAGTTTTAAATGATG ATGATTACTCACCACCTAAACCAATTGAGACAGCAATAGATGCTGATAAAGGACAAACCTTAACTTCCATGAGTCTTCAAGAACTAGTCACACTACTAACTGAAATG GTCTTAGATAAAAATGAAGTACTAGCACACAACAAGCTGGCATCGCAAATTTTGGCTAACAAACTATTCAAATATgaacagaaagaaacagaaattcCAAAAGGTACTTATTCTAAAAGTAAAGAGggaaaatcaaaatcttcaaaAGTAACCCCAAACTATAAATTACACTTGTATTTCAAAGAATCTGAAGAAGCTTCCAATCTTTGTAAAGCTCCAATGGAAACAACATATCAAGGAGTCTTATCCACTGAAAAAGCTGAATGTTTTTCTCTTTATACTAGTGCTGATGGTAGTCCAGAAATTGGAGATCATATTGCACAAGCGTTAGATGATAGACTCACTTTCAGCCATTCATCTTTGGCTGGGGCTGAAAGTTACCTAATCAGTGAAAGCAGTGACTCTAACAAAATAGAATATAATGATGATTTTAACAACAATGATGCAGAAGTGGCCAAATTGAATGAAGTCTGTCACAGTAGAGACAACACTATCCAATCTGTTTCTGGTGACATTACTTTGCCTGAAAACAATTGTAATCAAAATGAATCTAATGTTCAGCAAGGTCTTCCAGATGAACTAGAGCAAAATGGTCTGGTGAACCTTGCAGCATTTAAAGAAGAATTAGAGGCTAAACAATAG
- the LOC106071540 gene encoding coiled-coil domain-containing protein 125-like isoform X6 has product MDELKIELDACRKRLEAKYKAVAILRKQAENADTELKNTEKKASETSRKLEQHGDGMNALVQALDANDVARVSREMLELEFGRVCQENGNLMSKLEARNEELRRANAHKSALARERDELLALLDVTERQKYEHGKSTTAEEDYGTFTSSELAVLGACKCRVTSPDPCGCAHAAANLRKEVSKLKDELDCSLQRREEANLTVDAYRAAFEEQLSKTRSLSLKLSQIATISSRSTKAKAAIKWLIQVLNDDDYSPPKPIETAIDADKGQTLTSMSLQELVTLLTEMVLDKNEVLAHNKLASQILANKLFKYEQKETEIPKGTYSKSKEGKSKSSKVTPNYKLHLYFKESEEASNLCKAPMETTYQGVLSTEKAECFSLYTSADGSPEIGDHIAQALDDRLTFSHSSLAGAESYLISESSDSNKIEYNDDFNNNDAEVAKLNEVCHSRDNTIQSVSGDITLPENNCNQNESNVQQGLPDELEQNGLVNLAAFKEELEAKQ; this is encoded by the exons ATGGATGAGCTGAAAATTGAATTGGATGCATGTCGCAAGCGTTTAGAGGCTAAATACAAAGCTGTAGCAATATTAAGAAAgcag GCAGAAAATGCTGATACAGAGCTGAAGAATACTGAAAAAAAGGCCAGTGAGACTAGCAGGAAACTTGAACAG CATGGTGATGGGATGAATGCTTTGGTTCAGGCATTAGATGCTAATGATGTGGCCAGGGTCTCCAGGGAAATGTTGGAATTAGAGTTTGGCAG GGTGTGCCAGGAAAATGGTAACCTGATGTCAAAACTAGAAGCCAGAAATGAAGAATTACGCAGAGCTAATGCACATAAATCAG CACTAGCTAGGGAGAGGGATGAACTTTTGGCTCTTTTAGATGTGACTGAAAGACAGAAATATGAACATGGAAAAAGCACAACAGCCGAAGAAGACTATGGCACATTTACATCCTCAGAG CTGGCTGTACTGGGGGCATGTAAATGTAGAGTCACAAGCCCAGATCCTTGTGGGTGTGCCCACGCTGCAGCAAACTTAAGAAAAGAAGTTTCCAAATTAAAAGATGAG CTTGACTGTAGTTTACAAAGACGTGAAGAGGCAAACTTGACTGTAGATGCCTATCGTGCAGCCTTTGAGGAGCAGCTCTCTAAAACTAgaagtttgagtttaaaactctcACAGATTGCTACTATATCATCTCGTTCTACTAAAGCTAAAGCAGCTATAAAGTGGTTAATTCAAGTTTTAAATGATG ATGATTACTCACCACCTAAACCAATTGAGACAGCAATAGATGCTGATAAAGGACAAACCTTAACTTCCATGAGTCTTCAAGAACTAGTCACACTACTAACTGAAATG GTCTTAGATAAAAATGAAGTACTAGCACACAACAAGCTGGCATCGCAAATTTTGGCTAACAAACTATTCAAATATgaacagaaagaaacagaaattcCAAAAGGTACTTATTCTAAAAGTAAAGAGggaaaatcaaaatcttcaaaAGTAACCCCAAACTATAAATTACACTTGTATTTCAAAGAATCTGAAGAAGCTTCCAATCTTTGTAAAGCTCCAATGGAAACAACATATCAAGGAGTCTTATCCACTGAAAAAGCTGAATGTTTTTCTCTTTATACTAGTGCTGATGGTAGTCCAGAAATTGGAGATCATATTGCACAAGCGTTAGATGATAGACTCACTTTCAGCCATTCATCTTTGGCTGGGGCTGAAAGTTACCTAATCAGTGAAAGCAGTGACTCTAACAAAATAGAATATAATGATGATTTTAACAACAATGATGCAGAAGTGGCCAAATTGAATGAAGTCTGTCACAGTAGAGACAACACTATCCAATCTGTTTCTGGTGACATTACTTTGCCTGAAAACAATTGTAATCAAAATGAATCTAATGTTCAGCAAGGTCTTCCAGATGAACTAGAGCAAAATGGTCTGGTGAACCTTGCAGCATTTAAAGAAGAATTAGAGGCTAAACAATAG